The Candidatus Zixiibacteriota bacterium DNA window CAAAACCATCGTCATAGCCGCGGTCAACGTCGTCTTTCCGTGATCCACGTGACCGATCGTACCGACGTTCACGTGCGGCTTAGTCCGTTCAAATTTCTCTTTTGCCATAGTCTCCGACTACCTCCGTAATTCTAATAAGCCCAGAACCAGGATTGAACTGGTGACCTCATCCTTACCAAGGATGTGCTCTACCGACTGAGCTATCTGGGCTTTACAGTCCGTTACCAAAGTCCAGGGCCAAAAAAAAGAGCCACTACGCCCTCAGACCAACCGGGAATGTATTGCAATTGGCCAACTTATGTCAAGCCGTTTTTTAACTAAATCGCAATTATTTCACAAATAATCCACAAAAAGACCAGCCCATTCCTTTATCGGGTTTTTCGCCCTATCTGTCGTATGTTTAAGTGTATCGTCCTTTTTAGCCCCTATTTCACCCATTTTGTTCAGTTTTTCAACAGGCTGGGACCAAAGGTGGAATGGTGGAAACCGCGTAGCGGCGGGCCTTGTGTCCGCCGGTCGCTGTCTCGCCACCAGCCTGCCCCGGTTCTCGCCATTGCGAGCGAGTCCGCGTTTCGCGGATGAGCGCGGCAATCTCATACGGTACCCCACCCAGAGGCTTTGCGTCGGGTGGGAAAGCACTACCGGGTGCATAGCGCCAAAAGACCGATTTATCGGTGTCACCCCGAGCGGAGTCGAGGGGCCGCAGGCCGTTCCTACTCCTGTCATTCTGGCGCAGGCCAGAATCCAGTTCTTGACTTGTAGGGCGGGTCCGTCTTCGGACCCGCCATCTTGTTCTAGGGCTCGGCCCGCTCCTCACACCCCTGCAATCTTCGACCTGGACCTACATGCCAACGGGAGTGAGGACTTTGGAGCCCATGCCCCACGACATGGATGGTTTCACGGGCCGTCCGACCTTAGCCATCTAGACCCTTTCGCGCCCGGTTGCTCTGTACCGTCTAGCGCCGCCTGGCGGCCAAGTGACGGCATAGCGACGATCATCGAGTACTTCCAGAAAACCTAGTTCGTGGCCCTTTTCCGGGATGATGCTTTCTTCGACGAGGTTAACCTTCACGCCATTTACTTCGCAAAACGCCTTCAGTGCTGTCAGATCGGGAGGAGGCTGTGGGCCGGCAACTTGTGCCGCGATGGAGGACACAAAACCGGCAGCTCGAGGATGTTCGACGGCGTAGGCTCTGATCGGCTCGAAGTCAATAGGTGGCATCGCCTTCTCAATGATCTTTATGTTCTTTGGTACAGCCCTCATTATGAACTCCTGTAGTTTGAAGGCAAGTGCAAAAGCTTGTGGTCTCAATATGTGCGCCCTTGAAGCATCAGCGAGCAGGTCGAAATCCTGGTCGAGTTGAAAGACAGGCTCGCACACAATCTCCATGGATTCAGAAATCAACTGTATCAACCTAGCCTTCAAGATTCCTTTGAACCGAGTCGCTCGGCGAACTGCGGTAAGCCGATTCGTGTCTTGGTCCTCCATGCGAACAAAGTAAACCGATATCCTGGCATGCTTCTTCAGAGCTCCTTTGTCTATTGGTATGCCATCAGCTTCATGCAATTGCTTCAGATGCACTGCCTGGATGGCGTCAAGTGGAATGTATACATGTTCAGAACTACTGTACTTTTCTGATGGTTGGTATCTCCTAGGAGGCTCCATCTCTCCTGCCTCGACAGCAGTCTTACGATTGGTCTTAGTGACCTTTCCTCCCGTCCACTTACTGAGTTGCATGTTATCCCATGTTGTCATCACCATGTTCAGCAACTCGGCTTTTACCTCTTCATCCACCTTTACGCGGTAAAAATCCAGAGTCTTCTTTTCTCCATAGTTGACCTTCCGCTTTTTTCCGTTCGGCTTCTTTTTGCCATTCTTGTCTTCATGCTCCTCGTCGAGCTTGAGGCCGACACCGAACTCGAAATGCCTTATTCGGTCAAAGTCGAATGTGAGTGGTGGCATATATCCCCCTCAAAGTAAACGTTATCACTTAAACTATATGCTATTATATGCTCGCCAGGCAGTATGACCACCCGTCGTGTTATAAGCACTTGACTTTGCTTGCCGGCGATTGGGTTGTCGGTGACAGGCGGATAGATGGTGAAGACACGATAGCCTTTGATCGCGAATATGATATTCATATAGTGCAGATTGAGATGCCAAAACAGATATACGACGAACCCTAGTGCGGCCAGAGCCGCCAGCAGTTCACGCAAGGAAGTGAGGTCGGCTGTATAGAAGGGCAGCAACATGGCAAAGAGATACACGAGCAGATGGTCTCGATGATCTTCTACTCTGCCGACATTGATAACACCGGTGTCCTTCTCTTTGCACGCGGCGCAGTATCGCAGCCACAAGACAAGATTTGGCAGTATTACCATGAAGGCGCAAAACCCGATAAAGCAATGCTCTGGTATAAGGCCGTTTCCGCGAATCGCCCACAATATGAACAAAGGTGAAAAGCTGCTCATCACCATGAACAGGCGCGCTGTCTTCATACCCTCTGCTGGTAGCTGCTGATGCACTTAAGTTCTCCCTATTGGCCACTATTATTCACACCACACATGCACTGGTGAAGATATAGCGCACGCCTCTACAATCGAAGAATAACCAAGGCTCGGATCGGAGTCAAGGAATTTGTTGAGAATGTTGTCCATGAAAGAACCTGCCAAACCCTCTGAACCGTGGGCCCGGGTGGCCCGTAGGCTTGCCCCGGATTCCTACAGTCGGCACATCCTTCGACTCCGCTCAGGATGAGGTGATAAATCACTGCTTGCGCTTCGCGCCTTGTCGCATCATGTGGTACCCCGCCCCAAGCAAGGCTTGAGACGGCCACCCAACCTGCCCCCCCCCTCACTCGCACGGCAGCGGCGCCGGGCCGAATCTCCACATATAATCGATCATGTATATCAAGTCGCCGATATCCACAACACCACTGGCATCAACGTCGGCTTCCTCCATCACAGGCGGAGCCGGACCGCCTCGGAACATGAAGTCGATCAAGTATAGAAGATCGGAAATGTCGATGTCGTCATTGATATCCCCCTGGACATTACCACGCAAACCGACACACTCGGTTATGGTCTGACAGGCATCTCCCACCCCGTTCGAGTCGGCATCTGCCTGGCTGGGATTGTAGTTGAAAGGACAATTATCGTCCAGTCCGCAGACGCCATCGTTGTCGATATCGTTGGTTGAATCACCAGGGCAGATGTCGCAACCATCACCGATACCATCGAAATCATCATCGGCCTGAGTCGGATTGGGAAAGAACGGGCAGTTGTCAGGCGGGCATGTGTTACCGGGGAACCCTGGGTCTCCGAATCCGTCGTTATCCCTGTCAGTGCATTCATCGCAAACGTCTCCAATCCCATCATAATCATAATCCGCTTGATCGTGATTGTAGATTGTCGGACAGTTGTCGTCTTCACAGTACTGTGTAACGTAACCCCAGCCGTTGCCATAACCATCACCGTCATTATCCATGCAATGGTCACAATAATCCCCCTCTCCATCGCCATCAAGGTCGGCTTG harbors:
- a CDS encoding GTP-binding protein, whose amino-acid sequence is MAKEKFERTKPHVNVGTIGHVDHGKTTLTAAMTMVL